The DNA sequence TTTAAGGTTTAATTATGTATTTAATAAGGTTCTTTTAAAAGGACCTTATTATTTTTAGGAATGTAGTTGATTAGATCTTTTGATGAGAATAATGAAGTTTATAGTTTGTTAAAAAATTTAACAGAACGTTTAAGTGTTGAAATATTAGAAATTAATACTTTTAGAAATAGAAATAGTGGAAAGATTCAAATAGTTCTTTATAGGAAAGATCTTTCTTTAGGTATTGATTTGCTGGTTGATTTGCATAAGATGATTTTGTTAATTTTAGAAGCAAATCTTAAATATAGTTTTACTTTAGAACTTTCTACGCCAGGAATAGGCAGAAGAATAAAGAGCGATAGAGAGTTTCAAATTTTTGAAGGTAAAAAGATTAACTTAATGCTAGATAATGAATTTGAGGAAGGCTTTATATTAGAGCCAAAATCAAAAGGTTTTATTTTTAAAACAGATAATAAAGAGTTAAATGTTTTGTATAGTGATGTTAAGAAGGCCAGATTAGTTTAAGGAGGAAGTTTGGATGATAAAGGGCACGGGACATATGATTGTAAACATTGCAAATGATCGAGGCATGAGTGTGGAATCCATTAGAAAAACAATTAAAGAGTCAATAATGATAGCTTATAAAAAGTATTTTGGAAGTAACGAAAATGCTTTTGTTAAGTTTGATGATGATACTGGAGATTTGGTTGTTTATGCAAAAAAGAAAATTGTAGAGGAAGTAAAAGATTCTTTGCTTGAAATATTAGAAAAAGATATTTCAAGGGAAAATTTTATAGAAGGTGGTTATGCTTATATTGAGATTAATCCTAAAGTTTTTGATAGACTTTCTATTCAAGTTGCAAAACAAAGGACTAAAAATGATTTGCAAGGAATTGAGGATAATGAAATTTTATCGGAATTTAAAAGCAAGTTAAATAAAGTTGTTATTGGATATGTTCAACAAAATAGAAATGGCGATCTTTATGTTAATCTTGGCAATACGGATGGTATAATTCCCAAGAAGTACCAATCACCAAGAGAAATTTATAGTCTTAATGATAAGATTAGAGTTTTAGTTTATAATGTCAAAAAGGGTAAAAATGGTATTGAAGTTATTCTTTCTAGAACTCATCCAAAGTTTATTGAAGAGCTTCTAGCACTTGAAATTCCTGAAATTGAAGAGGGTGTTATTAAAATTCATAAAATAGTTCGTGATCCAGGTTATAGAACTAAAGTTGCTGTTTATTCTGAAAAAGAAGAAATTGATCCTATTGGTCCTTGTATAGGACAAAAAGGAGCTAGAATTCAATCTATAATTAAGGAGCTTGAAGGAGAAAAAATTGATATTATCCCTTATAGTAAAGATATTAAAGATTTTATAAAAGATTCTTTGACCCCTGCAAAAATAGATCACGTTTATATTCTTGATGAGGATTTACATAAGGCTTTGGTAGTTGTTAGCGATGACCAACTTTCTCTTGCTATAGGTAAAATGGGTCAAAATGTTAGACTTGCCAATAGGCTTATTGACTGGGCTATTGATGTTAAAACCAGTAGTCAATTTGCAGAAATGAAAGCTAACTCAGAGTTTAAGCAAGAAACACTAGAAATGTTTGATAAAGTTATGCAGGATGTTGTTGAAGAGGAGCAATTTGAAGAAATTAATAAAATAAGCGATCTTAAATTGCTTGATTCTTCTGTGATTTCTAATTTATCAAAGGAAGGGCTTGATGACATTGACATGTTTTTACAAGCAGATGAAGGAATGCTTTTCAATCTTGGAGTAAGTTATGAAAAACAAGAAGAAATTAACAAAATATTAAAAGAGGGGATGATGATAATCGCTAATGATAGTGAGTCTACAGAAAAAGTAGAAGAAGATGAAGAGCTTCTTTGTCCTGAATGTGGTGTGGTTATTAATGAGAATATGACTTCCTGTCCAGGTTGTAAAATAGGGCTTAGTTTTGAGTTTGAGGAGGATTAAGTTTGTCGGAAAATATTGATGATACTAAAGATGAAGATGGTAAAAAAATTAAGATTGTTAAGTTAAAGAAGAAGGTAGTAAAAATTGTAACACATAACGATTTAAGCGGTGGAAATAATTTAATCAATGCTGTTGATTTGCATAAGCACAGTCCTAAGGCTGAGTATTCGCAAAACAGAGATAACAGAACTGGTGGA is a window from the Borreliella chilensis genome containing:
- a CDS encoding transcription elongation factor NusA produces the protein MIKGTGHMIVNIANDRGMSVESIRKTIKESIMIAYKKYFGSNENAFVKFDDDTGDLVVYAKKKIVEEVKDSLLEILEKDISRENFIEGGYAYIEINPKVFDRLSIQVAKQRTKNDLQGIEDNEILSEFKSKLNKVVIGYVQQNRNGDLYVNLGNTDGIIPKKYQSPREIYSLNDKIRVLVYNVKKGKNGIEVILSRTHPKFIEELLALEIPEIEEGVIKIHKIVRDPGYRTKVAVYSEKEEIDPIGPCIGQKGARIQSIIKELEGEKIDIIPYSKDIKDFIKDSLTPAKIDHVYILDEDLHKALVVVSDDQLSLAIGKMGQNVRLANRLIDWAIDVKTSSQFAEMKANSEFKQETLEMFDKVMQDVVEEEQFEEINKISDLKLLDSSVISNLSKEGLDDIDMFLQADEGMLFNLGVSYEKQEEINKILKEGMMIIANDSESTEKVEEDEELLCPECGVVINENMTSCPGCKIGLSFEFEED